In the genome of Drosophila subpulchrella strain 33 F10 #4 breed RU33 chromosome 2L, RU_Dsub_v1.1 Primary Assembly, whole genome shotgun sequence, one region contains:
- the LOC119548159 gene encoding CD63 antigen produces MASGGLTCVKYLTFFCNLLFALSGLLIFLVGGMVQLNYAHYSNFVSDHIWTAPIILMIVGAAVAVICFLGCCGALKESSCMILSFAILAVVIFLFEIGLGFAGYVKHTGLQQLMEGQFNTTMNHYKDRADYRDAWTLLQTELDCCGTFGPNDWENNFANKTLPAACCSVINLSEAKECTSVHANQQGCLQKLLDILDSKTLILASVVLAVAGIQMLTILFACCLYRSFRRSYDHV; encoded by the exons ATGGCATCCGGCGGCTTGACATGTGTCAAATATTTGACATTCTTCTGCAACCTTCTTTTTGCG CTTTCCGGACTTCTCATCTTCCTGGTGGGCGGAATGGTGCAACTGAACTATGCTCACTATTCGAACTTCGTGAGCGATCATATCTGGACCGCTCCCATTATACTGATGATTGTCGGTGCCGCCGTAGCCGTCATCTGCTTCTTGGGATGCTGTGGAGCCCTGAAGGAGAGCAGCTGCATGATACTGAGCTTTGCTATTCTAGCCGTAGTTATCTTTCTGTTCGAGATCGGTCTGGGCTTTGCCGGCTATGTGAAGCACACTGGACTGCAGCAGCTCATGGAGGGTCAGTTCAACACGACCATGAATCACTACAAGGATCGGGCTGACTACCGGGACGCCTGGACTCTGCTGCAGACCGAGCTGGACTGCTGCGGCACGTTTGGACCCAACGACTGGGAAAACAACTTCGCCAACAAGACCCTGCCGGCAGCGTGCTGCTCAGTGATTAACTTAAGCGAGGCCAAGGAGTGCACATCTGTTCATGCAAACCAGCAGGGATGCTTGCAAAAACTATTGGATATTTTGGATTCGAAGACTTTGATACTGGCCTCCGTTGTTTTGGCAGTAGCGGGTATTCAG ATGCTCACCATACTGTTCGCTTGCTGCTTGTATCGTTCGTTTCGCAGGAGCTACGATCATGTTTAG
- the LOC119547731 gene encoding protein dimmed, which produces MDATQLTELMSSHDFMQLQHQLHHNNNNYNTDGHNGLSSESAEGSSRPIRRATRRTSQLSNNTYDLEMTDSSSQSDDTSGGGGSSNGGGSATNTGHPSGGSLGNQGSSSRGRVQQAGSGGGASCPSTLAPNSANSSSAASNANANANRRRKGALNAKERNMRRLESNERERMRMHSLNDAFQSLREVIPHVEMERRLSKIETLTLAKNYIINLTHIILSKRNEEAAALELNSGAVGGVLLSNLTAENGGGSANNTSAATLCFEDALANGGAFDCALLAATDTGSLLNAAAVTASPAMQSLQPQAIHMQTPLEQQQQSSHLPHHQQAMHGHGHLGATMMQSQQQQQQQQQQPTLILNGNSPVGVGVGIGVGVGVGVGVGVGVGVGNNTSSFADINDNFDEPFREFL; this is translated from the exons ATGGATGCCACGCAGCTAACGGAACTGATGAGCAGTCATGACTTCATGCAGTTGCAACACCAGTTGcaccacaacaacaataactacAACACAGACGGACACAATGGACTATCCTCGGAGTCGGCGGAGGGGAGTTCGCGACCCATTCGTCGCGCCACCAGACGCACCTCACAG TTAAGCAATAACACCTACGACCTGGAGATGACCGACTCCAGTTCGCAGAGCGATGACACGAGTGGCGGTGGGGGCAGCAGCAATGGAGGAGGCAGTGCCACCAACACTGGTCATCCCTCTGGCGGTTCGCTGGGCAACCAGGGATCCTCGAGTCGCGGACGCGTCCAGCAGGCCGGCTCAGGTGGCGGTGCCTCCTGCCCTTCGACCCTGGCCCCTAACAGCGCCAactcctcctccgccgcctCCAATGCAAATGCCAATGCCAATCGGCGGCGCAAGGGAGCTCTAAATGCCAAGGAGCGGAATATGCGGCGCCTAGAGTCCAATGAACGCGAACGCATGCGGATGCACAGCCTTAACGATGCCTTCCAATCGCTGCGAGAGGTCATCCCGCACGTGGAGATGGAACGGCGGCTGTCCAAGATCGAAACGCTGACGCTGGCCAAGAACTACATCATCAATCTGACCCACATAATACTCTCCAAGCGGAACGAGGAGGCGGCAGCCTTGGAGCTCAACTCGGGCGCGGTGGGCGGTGTGCTGCTCTCCAATTTGACTGCGGAAAATGGAGGTGGGTCAGCAAATAATACCAGTGCAGCTACGCTCTGCTTCGAGGACGCCCTGGCCAATGGAGGAGCCTTCGACTGTGCCCTCCTGGCGGCCACCGATACCGGCAGCCTGCTCAACGCCGCCGCAGTGACTGCCAGTCCAGCGATGCAGAGCCTCCAGCCGCAGGCCATCCACATGCAGACGCCgctggagcagcagcagcaatccAGCCACCTCCCCCACCACCAGCAGGCGATGCATGGCCATGGCCACCTGGGGGCCACCATGATGCAgtcgcaacagcagcagcagcagcagcagcagcagcccaCGCTCATACTCAATGGCAACTCACCAGTGGGCGTGGGAGTTGGCATAGGGGTTGGtgtgggcgtgggcgtgggGGTGGGGGTTGGTGTGGGTGTGGGCAACAACACCTCCAGCTTCGCAGATATCAACGATAATTTCGACGAGCCATTTCGAGAGTTCCTCTAA